A single Prevotella sp. E15-22 DNA region contains:
- a CDS encoding 1-acyl-sn-glycerol-3-phosphate acyltransferase — MEKVIDIDKILKNKLGKKSRWVPRPLVLWLKHIVHEDQVNTHLWNSRNLKGTPWLKATLDYLNVHIEVKGLENLPDKNDPRRYTFVSNHPLGGIDGIAIGSIIGEHYDDNFRYLVNDLLMNLPGLAPLCIPINKTGKNGRDFPAMVEAGFHSNAHILMFPAGLCSRRRNGIIRDLEWKKTFISKSIETQRDVVPIHFEGRNSNFFYRLSNISDRYVKKINIAMLFLSDEMFKNTGNTFTITIGKPIPWETFSKEKTPMEWAKFVKDEVYKLS, encoded by the coding sequence ATGGAGAAGGTTATCGATATAGACAAGATTCTCAAAAACAAACTTGGGAAGAAGAGCCGTTGGGTTCCTCGTCCATTGGTTTTGTGGCTGAAGCACATTGTTCATGAAGATCAGGTCAACACCCATCTATGGAATTCGCGCAACTTAAAAGGCACCCCTTGGCTCAAGGCGACATTGGACTATTTGAATGTCCACATCGAAGTAAAAGGCCTTGAAAACCTGCCTGACAAGAATGACCCACGCCGCTACACCTTTGTCAGCAACCATCCTCTGGGAGGTATCGACGGCATTGCCATCGGTTCGATTATTGGCGAACACTACGATGACAATTTCCGCTATCTGGTAAACGACCTTTTAATGAACCTACCGGGTTTAGCGCCCCTCTGTATTCCCATCAACAAGACCGGTAAGAATGGACGCGACTTTCCCGCGATGGTGGAAGCGGGTTTCCATAGCAACGCCCACATTCTGATGTTCCCAGCTGGCCTATGCTCACGTCGCAGGAATGGTATTATTCGTGACCTTGAATGGAAGAAAACATTCATCAGCAAGAGCATAGAAACCCAACGCGATGTTGTCCCCATTCATTTTGAAGGCCGTAACAGCAATTTCTTTTATCGTCTGTCGAATATCAGCGACCGCTACGTCAAGAAAATCAATATTGCCATGCTCTTTCTCTCTGACGAGATGTTCAAAAACACTGGCAACACTTTCACCATTACCATCGGCAAACCCATTCCTTGGGAAACTTTCAGCAAAGAAAAAACACCGATGGAATGGGCAAAATTTGTCAAAGACGAAGTCTACAAACTATCATAA
- a CDS encoding sialate O-acetylesterase, with amino-acid sequence MRKTILALTLGLTALTNPLTIKAEVDPNFYIYLCFGQSNMEGNAKAESMDNTVDKRFRLLATCNYSSPSRTLGQWYDAKPPLVNPIGGLGPTDYFGRTMVAALPANVKIGVVPVAMGGSPIEMFDKDKYQQKLTQNPNEWWAQIAKNYYGGNPYGRLIEMAKKAKEVGVIKGILLHQGCSNNGDPNWPNMVKKIYNDMLNDLGLSADTVPLFVGETLRQENGGSCYGHNTQVNRMPSVVPTSHVISSEGLPGNGQDPWHFSALGYRILGRRYAASALELMGKDLICDSAYHITYTYKNFYTVSKINVPSSMSAMPGQRIPATVTFKDNHTEDVSSSKFLTVSSEDLPIENGALAANFQGTGTAEITYTDFLRNEKKVTTTLDIKFFPIKKESLTVFKGEPTFNESDSTIIMKSGTQIGWCYEAGADMSNYKYLVVKVQKPEKNGCNIRIYEQNKPTSSAYYNKAISTNSQVVIDLHDMVRSNKTYDPSHICIVSLYSTTALTIKLEDIYLTNEDLTGISTLSQKTAVSSQLYDLQGRPMKENRGVQKGLYLKNGKKVFIK; translated from the coding sequence ATGAGAAAAACAATACTTGCGCTCACCCTGGGCCTCACCGCCCTTACCAATCCTCTTACCATCAAAGCAGAAGTGGATCCCAACTTTTACATTTACCTCTGCTTCGGCCAATCAAACATGGAAGGCAACGCAAAAGCAGAGAGCATGGACAATACTGTCGATAAGCGATTCCGTCTATTAGCCACCTGCAACTACAGCAGTCCATCACGCACCTTAGGACAATGGTACGACGCAAAACCACCATTGGTAAACCCAATAGGAGGTCTTGGCCCTACAGACTATTTTGGACGCACCATGGTAGCAGCCCTGCCAGCCAACGTCAAAATTGGAGTAGTACCCGTGGCCATGGGTGGTAGTCCTATTGAAATGTTCGACAAAGACAAATACCAGCAGAAACTGACACAAAACCCCAACGAATGGTGGGCACAGATTGCCAAGAACTACTATGGAGGCAACCCCTATGGACGACTCATTGAAATGGCAAAGAAGGCCAAAGAGGTCGGTGTTATCAAGGGAATACTTCTTCACCAAGGCTGCTCGAACAACGGAGACCCCAATTGGCCTAACATGGTCAAAAAAATCTATAATGACATGTTGAACGATCTCGGACTTTCGGCTGACACCGTCCCTTTGTTTGTTGGAGAAACTCTTAGACAGGAGAACGGCGGTTCATGCTATGGGCACAACACACAGGTGAACCGCATGCCTAGTGTCGTACCCACCTCGCACGTCATCAGTTCCGAAGGACTGCCAGGCAACGGACAAGACCCCTGGCACTTCAGCGCCTTGGGATACCGTATTCTGGGCCGTCGTTACGCTGCAAGTGCACTAGAATTGATGGGTAAGGACCTCATTTGTGACTCGGCTTACCACATCACATATACCTACAAGAACTTCTATACCGTTTCGAAAATCAATGTTCCTTCAAGCATGTCGGCCATGCCCGGCCAGCGCATTCCCGCCACAGTCACATTCAAAGACAATCACACGGAGGACGTATCATCATCTAAATTCCTGACGGTCAGCAGCGAAGACCTCCCAATAGAAAATGGAGCATTGGCTGCCAATTTCCAAGGAACGGGCACCGCAGAAATAACATATACCGACTTCCTGAGAAATGAGAAAAAAGTAACCACCACACTCGACATCAAGTTCTTTCCAATCAAAAAAGAATCTCTCACAGTGTTCAAAGGAGAACCCACTTTCAACGAGTCCGACAGCACCATTATCATGAAGTCAGGAACACAGATTGGATGGTGCTATGAAGCAGGAGCAGACATGTCGAATTACAAATATCTTGTGGTCAAGGTTCAAAAGCCCGAGAAAAACGGTTGTAACATCAGGATCTACGAGCAGAACAAACCTACTTCAAGTGCATACTACAACAAGGCTATCAGCACCAATTCACAAGTTGTTATAGACCTCCATGACATGGTACGTTCTAACAAAACATACGACCCGTCGCATATTTGCATTGTGAGCCTCTATTCAACAACAGCCCTCACCATCAAACTAGAGGACATCTACCTCACCAACGAAGACCTCACTGGCATCAGCACACTGAGTCAAAAAACAGCTGTCAGCAGTCAGTTATACGACCTTCAAGGCCGTCCGATGAAGGAAAACAGAGGGGTACAAAAGGGACTCTACCTAAAGAATGGCAAAAAAGTATTTATCAAATAA
- a CDS encoding GNAT family N-acetyltransferase, whose product MEQPIIDPIPVELLKKELTPDRQLRMTNKSNNKIYIITAHNAPNVMREIGRLREMAFREAGGGTGKEVDIDEFDTCENCYKQLIVWNPEAEEIIGGYRYLEGTKWEMDKKGQPILATSHMFHFSDKFIKDYMPYTIELGRSFVSLPYQSSKMGAKSLFALDNLWDGLGALTVIMPNVKYFFGKMTMYPSYIREGRDMILYFLKKHFDDKDGLVIPMHPLKIETDEKELEAIFTESNFKEDYRILNQKIRALGYNIPPLVNAYMSLSPTMKLFGTAINYGFGDVEETGILIAMDEVLEEKRVRHIDSFIKEHPEALKITSGANKVIYKEKQ is encoded by the coding sequence ATGGAACAGCCAATCATTGATCCGATTCCTGTAGAACTCCTAAAAAAGGAACTAACACCCGATCGCCAGTTGCGCATGACAAACAAGAGCAACAACAAGATCTACATCATCACCGCGCATAACGCACCAAACGTGATGCGTGAGATAGGTCGACTACGCGAAATGGCCTTTCGTGAAGCAGGAGGCGGCACCGGAAAAGAGGTAGACATCGACGAGTTCGACACCTGCGAGAACTGCTACAAGCAACTTATCGTATGGAACCCCGAGGCCGAGGAGATCATTGGCGGTTATCGCTATTTGGAAGGAACAAAATGGGAAATGGACAAGAAAGGCCAGCCCATCCTTGCAACTAGTCACATGTTCCATTTCTCTGATAAGTTCATCAAAGATTACATGCCCTACACCATCGAGTTGGGCCGCTCGTTCGTCAGCCTTCCCTATCAAAGTTCTAAGATGGGTGCAAAAAGTTTATTTGCACTTGACAATCTTTGGGATGGCCTGGGCGCACTCACAGTCATCATGCCTAATGTCAAATACTTCTTTGGCAAAATGACCATGTATCCCAGCTATATTCGCGAAGGACGTGATATGATTTTGTACTTCCTTAAGAAACACTTTGACGACAAGGATGGATTGGTCATCCCAATGCACCCGCTGAAGATTGAGACTGATGAAAAAGAATTAGAGGCCATCTTCACTGAGAGCAATTTCAAAGAGGATTATCGCATCCTAAACCAGAAGATTCGCGCACTTGGCTACAACATTCCTCCATTGGTTAATGCATACATGAGCCTTTCGCCCACCATGAAACTATTCGGAACTGCCATTAACTACGGCTTTGGAGACGTAGAAGAAACTGGCATTTTAATAGCCATGGACGAGGTTCTTGAGGAGAAACGCGTACGCCATATTGATTCATTTATCAAAGAGCATCCAGAGGCTCTTAAGATAACCAGCGGAGCCAACAAAGTCATCTACAAGGAAAAACAATAA